One segment of Brassica napus cultivar Da-Ae chromosome C3, Da-Ae, whole genome shotgun sequence DNA contains the following:
- the LOC125583227 gene encoding uncharacterized protein LOC125583227, giving the protein MESPNNAEFPQDVIAVRQRLFSLQTVKNPGRLFHSCLMGSEKDKTNMFKWTDRSVVEEIEDFQELVNVLLIDNSQFQNSLTACETMLKRQESRIEEMEDVIGRCEEKTIECIRELRFIIAVFVFCLVMVFMYLTYA; this is encoded by the exons ATGGAATCACCAAACAACGCAGAATTCCCACAAGATGTAATTGCTGTGAGGCAGCGGCTCTTTTCACTTCAAACAGTTAAAAATCCGGGAAGATTATTTCATTCTTGTCTGATGGGATCTGAGAAG gACAAAACCAACATGTTCAAATGGACTGATCGGTCAGTTGTTGAGGAAATTGAAGACTTCCAGGAACTGGTTAACGTGCTACTCATTGACAATTCCCAGTTTCAGAATTCATTGACAGCTTGTGAGACCATGCTGAAACGCCAGGAGAGTAGAATTGAAGAAATGGAAGATGTGATTGGACGTTGTGAAGAGAAGACCATCGAATGCATTAGGGAATTAAGGTTCATAATAgctgtgtttgtgttttgtttggTGATGGTCTTCATGTACCTTACCTATGCATGA